In Anopheles cruzii unplaced genomic scaffold, idAnoCruzAS_RS32_06 scaffold01099_ctg1, whole genome shotgun sequence, the DNA window CCTCACGCCGGATAACCTGATGAGCGAGATGCTGCGCAGCCCGgagtgctggcagcgctttgcccgGGCCTGCCGAGCCGTAACGCAGCAGCTTCAAGAGGCGTGGCGAGAAGAGCAACGCTTGGAGGctgaggctgcagctgctgctgctgctgcagctgctgacgtagctgccgctgcagctgctagGCGAACACTTCGCTAACCGTTTGCTGTTaacaatgttgtttgtttaccaccgGTACCGTTTGTTCCTATCAACCGGCTGTGAAGAGCAAGAGCGGATCGCGACGGACTGACAGCTCCTCGTAGCGGAGCTGAGAATGTTTATACGCGtatatccgcggcttgtgtATGTGCGTAATGTAATGTACCATAAGTATAGTCcctatatgtaaatatgtactatgtaaatatgtaataaagggcgatgatacatcgcgctcctgccccTCCACATTGCCAGACAGGCCCCTGGTGggggggagaaacaggatggttcccgcatcgggaaaatattgaaaaaaaaaaaaaaaaaaaggagcgccgttgtttacgaattttcgCGCCCAGAAGCTGTCAGAAATCGAGATTGTTAATAGGCAGATTCCATTGAAGCAATCTCTGTTTAGTAAACAAGTGCAAAGTGGACGCATTTACAAAATCACcttaataaacgattgcagttaAAATGGAGTCTTCGGCAGTGATTAAGAAAGAagatggtgttgagtaagttcgTGTTTAATAAGGATTCAAAGGTATAatagcgaattattttccagaagcgcaaaTGTATGTCGACGGTGTCTGTCGACTGGTGATGCTGTGGAGGCTCTAGAGAACGATGATTACGGACAATATAAACTACAAAAGCTCTCCGAATGCACCGGTGTTCAGGTAGCAACATTGTAACAACAGACATCTTACCCTTTTCCACCAGgaagactgttctatgagactcttatttttacagattgaattctctcctggagttccatcgtatttgtgcacgatgtgcgaagcgcgtttgaaaaagcagaacaaaGCGAAGAACGGATCACAAATCACTCAAGACCATCTCTACTATTCTACCGAACAAACGGTTGACAcagaattgtcaattaaaaccgaagtttcctcaccggatgcagcgacgGATTTGCACAAGAAGTGTTACACTGTTCATCAAGCCAATATGACATATGAATGCTGTGGACACATACCTGacgatttattcgaggcagaagaaaatccaattgaaatcaaatcaGAGTACGAAGAAGttgatgagcagcatcagctgcaagcaacgaatgatgttctggaTCATAAGCAGGAtacccaaaaaacaaatcctttggAATCGATCTGTCAGGATCAGAAAGATCATCCTGTGGCCGTGGCAGACAATACGTGTGATGATGATTCAGCAGCAGAATCAATTCAAAACGTCTTGAGCCCCGAAACTCGGAACACCCATAGTAAAAGTcattccaaaaaccacaagcaccaTTGCCCTCATTGTTCGGCAACATATCCTTTTTTAAGCCTGCTAAAGgtacacatccgcactcataccagcgaaaagccataccagtgtgaAGTCTGTGGCAAAGCGTTCACGACATCATGCAATGTGGCAGTACATTCGAAAAtacacaataaggaccaacagcatcagtgtccttattgttcatcaaggttcgcacaATCATCTCATCTAAAggttcatatccgcactcacactggcgaaaggccataccagtgtaaaatatgtgacaaGGCCTTTTACTCATCAAGTAGTCTGacacttcattcgaaaattcataataagGACCTACAGATAACATACGCATACGCATCAACATCATCTGCAACGGCATCATCTAtagcaaaatggctgccgctgAACGATGATAATCTACACGCATTTGAAGAGCACGCTAGGGGGAAGGAGGAGAAGTTAGGAAACGAAACGGCGGAATTCTTCAACGGTGGTAAAATCAAAGTGAAGAAACATAGCATCGAAtgcgcgaaaaacaaaatgagcaAGTACCTAAACAAATTTTTTTCTAAAAAACTCTTGTTAAATTCTGTTTGGACTAACAAGTCCACAGGCAAACGGTTCATTTTGGTAGACTTCCCGAACACGAtaagagttttttttaatgccaTAGGGGCTTTTGTGCATAACTACCAGCGCAAAGATTTTAATACACATTTCAAATATCATCTCCGATACCGCCGTCCTCTGTCAACAAAATCGGAATCtaatgaaataaatgtaaaGTGAGAAACACACaaagtttctgttttctctccTTTATTTACACTGTTACCGTTCACGGGTCCGTACGTGCTGGCGAGGGCATTCATCTGTCCGGAATCATGGCGATCCTGTTCTGTGGCATCGTGATGTCGCACTACACGCACTTCAATCTTTCGACGGTTACGCAAATCACTATGCAGCAAACGATGCGTACGCTCGCCTTCATCGCCGAAACGTGCGTGTTCGCGTACCTCGGGCTGGCCATTTTCTCCTTCAAGCATCGCTGCGAGCTATCATTCGTCATCTGGGCGATCGTGCTGTGTTTGCTCGGCCGGGCTTGCAACATCTTTCCTCTGGCGTGGTTGGTCAATCGATTCCGCGAGCACAAGATCACCAACCGCATGGCGTTTATCATGTGGTTCTCGGGGCTGCGTGGCGCCATTTCGTACACCCTGTTGCTGCACATGCAGTTCTCCACCGAGGAGTCACGGCACGTCGTCATCACCACAACGCTTATCATCGTTCTTTTTACGACACTGTTCTTCGGTGGCTCGACAATGCCGCTTATGAAATATCTGCAGGgcgggaagaaagtgaaacgatCGTCTCGGGCTGGTCGTGCCGGTCGCTAGCGCAAGGAGAAGGCACTGTCGCTGAGTAAAACGCGCGAATGGGGGCAGGCCATCGATTCCGAGCACCTGTCCGAGCTAACAGAGGAAGAAGAGGTCAGCTTCACGCAGTCCCGTATCGGCGGGTTCGCCCGATGGGATCGAAAGTTTTTCACACCCTTCTTTACGCGCCGCTTTACGCATCAGGTAAATGCTCGGCGCGAAGCTCGTTGCCAAACAAAAATCACGTCGACCATCCTTTTCGTTCCCTAGGAGCTACACGATTGTAAAAGCCAAATGGCTGATCTCACAAATAAATGGTACCAAGCGATAAGGATATCGCCAGACGATCAggacgaagaagacgacgacgatggtgacgcAGACGCCGGTTCGGAACGTTCCACGACAAACATCGTGTTTCCCGCACCGTCCGGTCGTGCTGGGAAATCCTGATGCCCCGATATGGTTGGTCGTGGAATACGGTCCTTGCCGGTACCCAGCTCCCCAACGACCGATGTTATCGAGCCACGAAGCTGTGAAGAAAACCCCAGTGCCACTAGGCTCTACGATACGTCTCCTTTACGCACAGTTGATTTTTTGTGAACGCTTCCGAACGGGAACTACGGCAGGTGATAGCGGATGTAGGAAACAAGGATATACGTAGTTTAATACTAGTTCGAACTGTTAGACCGCCGTGGTAGAGAAGCGAAAGGATCGGAGTGATTAATGACTGCTCCGCTGCCAAACGGGTGATGGGTTCGGTACAGGAAGTGTTTCTTgattattttacttttttccaaAAAACGTTTAAAGAAATTGCTTGTATGTTAATCTATTCTACGGTGATAATTCGCTAGTCAGTGTAACAAAGGTATAAAACGAGTATTATCAGGGAATGAAACTCGTACACAAAATACGAACCAGGGATCGTGAGGGATACGATTGCCAACAATAACACTTGCTAGACTTTATTATAGATATTTTGTACAAAATATGTAGCTAATCGGCCAATCGGCCGCATTTGAAGGTAGTTTACCGAAGATCCAGTTCCTATGAATCTACAGCCGGTTGGAAATCGTGACAATTCATATTCTTTTGACCTTACACGTTACAACACCGGATCGCGCACAATGTTTTCAAGAAAACACgagccacaaaaaacaacagttGGAAAATCCGGCTGAATGCGGCTTTATAGGGCGTGGTGCTGTTGCCATCGAGACACGAGTTACACTCAATAATGCAAACAATAATAACATTAACCATCGTTCATCGTCAGCTGATCGTCATCTTACTTTGAATCTGCGCCATTCTTCGCTTCTACAGCTTACAGGAGGCGCTCCAACAAGCCAGAATTTCAATTGCGTCAACTCAATTCATAAATTGCGGAAATATTCGATTGCTCTTCGTCTTGGCATATGTGTGTCGCTCTTAGctatggaaaataaaaaccatttcgTTCCGCAAGAACAGCTTGCGCAGCACCACATTTTCTTTCACTAAGCAATACAAAGGTGCTTCGGGtgtatttattgtttcctCTGTAGACC includes these proteins:
- the LOC128276397 gene encoding LOW QUALITY PROTEIN: sodium/hydrogen exchanger 8-like (The sequence of the model RefSeq protein was modified relative to this genomic sequence to represent the inferred CDS: substituted 1 base at 1 genomic stop codon), which codes for MVLSKFVFNKDSKGIHLSGIMAILFCGIVMSHYTHFNLSTVTQITMQQTMRTLAFIAETCVFAYLGLAIFSFKHRCELSFVIWAIVLCLLGRACNIFPLAWLVNRFREHKITNRMAFIMWFSGLRGAISYTLLLHMQFSTEESRHVVITTTLIIVLFTTLFFGGSTMPLMKYLQGGKKVKRSSRAGRAGRXRKEKALSLSKTREWGQAIDSEHLSELTEEEEVSFTQSRIGGFARWDRKFFTPFFTRRFTHQELHDCKSQMADLTNKWYQAIRISPDDQDEEDDDDGDADAGSERSTTNIVFPAPSGRAGKS